TGTACATATCAAATtatccacacaaaagaaaattagTGTTGAAATTGCACATGgctcattatatatttatattaatcatttagcataattaattcattagaaaaaaattggatgtggttggcttttttttaaaattatttttatatagtcctaatttttcatttattccAATTTGatatttacacattttctcattaatattacGCATTTAGAACTACTAATATAACCAAGAGTGTTGTCGGGGGTAAAAATACTTAAATGCATATTTGGGCCTTGAGCCTGgtttgttggtataagtctgttcaatcagagtcttcgaGACCTACAGGTTAGTTCGCGCTACAAGGGCAAAGGAATTGTCCGACGAGGAGTATCTCCTCAgacgggcccagtaaaggccatgggacgtgctaagggatttagagacagaattctggaagatctgttgggtaaaggcgtgatcaaagcactcgttagaaggaggaacgtgtgagaaatatctgaagaaaaaagttgctaccaccacattaaaggccctgcatctaccttcctgactgcattaatggagaaatgacctctgaacagtaatattcagccttccagctattatttgaagatttcaagaaggtggtggatgggacaagtatctagaagGAAAATCTATGCTACACATGGGAGAGAAAGAAGAGGAGAAGAGGGATATAAGAGGAGGGGGAGGAAAAACTTAAAGaccaattgtaatcttttgcttagagaaagaaaggcaatacaagtggtccttGGTTTACATCCGAtgagagttttttgtcatatttatttattatttgtatAGATtacggcattctagcctgtttatcaattTTCCAATATCACTAACTTatatttcaaacccatactctacaaatttcattgtataagactctttgtGCCTGGGTCTATCTAGTGATTGGactgggtacaaattgtgcacttacaagtgTTATGAGACTAgcttaaaaaatgaacaaatattacatgtttattttgtagcaaaaaaaaaagcgtgtttttattttatatataaaatttttattttgagaatttaatttataagtgaataaagtaatttgaaaatcaacaaaagagtaaccctattttttaggcaatgttttaaagagagttagagttgtatttttatcggattatcctttaattttgtctctacttaaatataagGATGTAGGgtcattttcaaacaaaaaataaatgaggaTCCCAAACATGAAAAGTCTCTTAAATAGTACTCTCTCCGTCCCAAATTGTTTGGCCCGTATTCCATTTTGGTATAAATAGTTGTATAGATATGGAATGAGTTCAtactttaaattttcaaattacatctaatttgaagtcttttttttttttaatatcttagaaattgaatttatagataaaataataaataatatcatattaatatgaaatttagcatgcatgttaaaaacaatAAGAAATTGTGATTCAAGATGAtagttttcaaaatattaaatcattataaatttattagttaGTTTAACCTTAAAAATAGtcatctaacttttttttttgggagaagaaTCTcatctaagtaaaaaaaaacttaatcctCATTCTGAATACATtgttttaagaaattttgtGTCATATattctatttgttttctttaccaatatgtcatatttgtttcaatttataaaaaatacatgtttagatcatatactttttatttattttttttaatggagaaAGATAagagatgagttcaagttacacttgttgtaactctaaagagttacacattttctaaaccattggatttaagtagattcaatggtaaaaaaaaagaaacactcattaatgttgatatttttattaggatttcaTTTATTATCCCTATTTATAACATTCTATACCTatttctaaaccaaaaaaatggtctaagtttttttctttctctcctccATAATTCATGTTTTTCTctgctctttctttctcttccatCGATTTTCCCCAAATCAATTCCATTGCCTTTCTCTTAATTCCAATCTCACCACCATGCTCCTTGCTTCATCAAcatgaacaaataaaaaataaaccttattattaaatgtattttatggtccatctaataaaaaattaaaccttatTATGAAATGTATTTTTCCCCAAAAgtttttgttcttatatttgtttgtttggtgtACAGACTTTagcaacccaaaaaataaatataaaaataaaaataaaaaggttggGAAAGTGTGACATATCTAGTATAACAACTTAAATAATGACTTAATTTAGTGTTACACTAAAAAGGACTTGGTGGATCTGTCACCTAACAAGCGAAAACTACTTGTCTGGACTATGGCTATTCTTTTCAATCTTgtttaattacaaaagaaaaggaaacataGCACAAGCACATACAGGAGAAAAATTTTATGGACCAATTTGTTTGTCAATATAGTTAGTAACTTGGCATTGCGATATTAGCATTAGTACTTACCATCTTCGAAATTTTGTAGTGGATAAGTTTACATTCCAGTAACACATAGAGCACTAGTTCAGTCGTGTATGGGCATTATAGGCTACAGAATATGTGAAATTATCAGTTCCTTTTGAATAAACCTAAGGCCCAAGCAAAGCATGGTGATCAGAAATCCCAGTTGTGCAACTAGCGGTTgcggctttttttttttttttttttcccatctgTCGGTAACTTGGCCATGGAGGTGGAAGAGTAGTggaggagaaagaaagagagagaaacgtgTAGTAgaggagaaggagagagagatatacattttttaaggtttagaGATAGATATGGAATgtaataaataatgaataattaATAAGATTCGAATTAGAATATTATCATTAATGAATGTCTTCTTTGaccgttggatctacttaaatttaatggtttaaaaaagGTGAAACTTAAACCCATCTCGAAAGATAAACTAGTTTTATTGGATGCTCTTTAAATCATTTAAGaataaacattttaaaaaaaatattatcattaatgAGTGTCTTCTTTGaccgttggatctacttaaatctaatgatttaaaaaatgtgaaacttaaACCCATCTCAAAAGATAAACTAGTTTTATTGGAtgctttatataaaaaaatgttttattggATGCTCTTTAAATCATTTAAGAATAAACATTTTTTGTGGATGAAATGTTAGACTTATTAACATTCCAAATAATTTCAAGCTTTAGAACAACGCATCTTTGATTAATTGGAGAATTTTTGATtaacaaaatgataaaattagtaGTCTTTTTTAGATGAGATTCTTCCATCTTTTATTAATTGGAGAATAAtgtaagacttttttttttcttgatacaTGGAAGAATATTGTATATTCACATCCACGATAAAAAGGGACAATAATGAAACAAAAGTAGTGGACACCTGGGCAATacataacaatatatatttttattttattataatttaatcgACCACATTGATGATagaatcttctaaaaaaaaaatttgatgatagaatattgaatatatattgatacaaataattagaaattattctttaaaaatcAACTCATCCATATGATACTGTTTTTCTCCTTATCACATTGGATCAAACTGTTTATCTAACCCAATCAAATGGCTCATTACAAATTGACTGGAtcaaataatttgacaaaacttaaatttagTCATAGCTGATCAATCCACGAAATAATTGGCCAGTTGTCAACATATTCTTTAAATAGTCAATTATCTTCAATAGAATATATACAACCTACACAACAGAATCTCACAcaagttgaaataaaaaaaataaagtatatcCTACCAAAATCCACCACAATACAGAACAAGAATATTAGAAATTTGTTtaggaacaacttatttagttgaaactgaattttttttgctaaaaatacagtagataaagctaaaaggtagcccgtgagacccatgaataataccaaaaaatgtaataagacttataaatagtaacaaataaatagtaacaaaaataaactaaatagtaaaaaaaactgACCTTTTAAATCGATATTAAACACAACCtaagaaaatattatgagattttATTCCGATTATAAACTTTCTATGTATACCATATCTCACTTTCCGGAGAGACCGATTTGGTGGGTACTAATTCATTGATGTTTCCTAAATTAGCAAACCCTATtaaattgttcaaaaaaaaaaaaatttgaaaagaaaaccctagaCGCACTCAAGGGATAACTTATATCCGTAACCAAACACTCAACCACAATAACCGCGAGTAGTTAACCCTGGTTAACTACTACGTTTCACAAACTAACCCTAGTTAACCCCTCTTCAACGCCAAGAGATCTATATAAGCAACGCATACCTTACCTTCAAATCTCACTCTTCTCTCAGTTTCCTTCTTTACCCTTTTCTAGGGTTTCggttttctctctatttttctctttcagTTTCAGATTCTCTCAATCAATGGCGTCTGCAGATGTCGAATTCAGATGCTTCGTCGGAGGGCTCGCCTGGGCCACCGATGACCAAGCCTTGGAGCGTGCTTTCTCACCATACGGCGATATCCTTGAATCGAAGGTCCGTTGGTCGTCGATCAGAGATTTCGGATCTGACTCGATCCGGCTTTGTCGtcgatccaaaaaaaaaaatcctgatcTGATCTGATCTGTTCTGCTCTGTTTCTCTGTTACTTGATTCTCTGTTACTATAAACTGATTCTTTTATTACTCACACAAATCGGTACGTTCATCTTCAgctttgtttcaaaaaaaagcGAAGATCGATCGGTTTTgttagttttgtttgtttgtttgtttagtttgATGCTTTTTGGATATGGATCTGATTAGATCTGGTTTGTTCTCTCtttgttgttgtggtttttgttgttttcagaTCATCAACGACCGTGAAACCGGTAGATCTAGAGGATTCGGATTCGTTACCTTCAGCAACGAGAAGTCCATGAGGGACGCCATCGAAGGAATGAACGGTCAGAATCTTGATGGCCGTAACATCACAGTCAACGAGGCTCAGTCTCGCGGTAACGGCGGCGGAGGCGGTGGCGGAGGCTACAGCCGAGGAGGAGGCGGAGGCGGTTACGGAGGTGGCGGACGCCGCGAAGGAGGAGGCGGCGGTGGATACAGCAGAGGCGGCGGTGGTTACGGaagcggtggtggtggtggtggatacGGAGGAGGCAGTGGCGGATATGGCGGCGGCGGCCGCGACCGTGGATACGGTGACGGAGGCTCAAGGTACTCAAGGAGCAGTGGAGGCGGTGGCGGTGACGGTGGTAGCTGGAGGAGTTAGATCTGTTAGGAATTTATCGTCTGTGACGCTCAGTCTGTTGGGGGAGTTTGTTTGGATCTATGGTTATGTTTTATCGCTTTGGTTTCGTTATGGTTCTCGTTCTGCATTGTGGTTCTCGCTTTTTTGACCGGTGGTTCAGTTTTGACCGATGGTTACTTGTCCTGTGTCCTGTATGTTACCTCCCCAAGAACAGTAGTTTAATGAAATGAAGTATATAATCCTTCTTTCGCAATTGATTGCTCGTTGTTAATTTAATTTGCTCgttgttaatttaaaattagGGTTTGGTAATAGAAATTAGAAAGATATTTTGGTGGTGGGCCATGGTTAGGGTCACTTTCGAGGAAAAAGTCAAATTTGGTGTCAATGTAGGCGTAAATTCAGTGTTGACTCGTCATTCAAGGTGCGATAAAGTAGTGTTATACCAATCCATTACGTATCTCGGGGGCAAGTTGCAACTGTTCACGACAAAAGTGGAAGTATATTTGGGAAATAAGTATTTAGATAACTATCGTGTCTCGTGTCACAATGTGATATACTTTTCTACCTAAAAAAGGGGATATATCTTTAACCGTAAATTCGGATAGGCATTACCACTAAACAGCATATTTAAAAATAGTTGTTTGGAAAATTGTTTTCAACTTATATTATTCAGTCTCTCTCTTAATGGTGGCGACGATTTGGGGTTGAAAACACAACAGAATCCGTTTTAAAAGGGTCTGAAAACACACTATAGGAAGCACCACCCAAACATGCTCTATCTATTTTATGAGGCTATGGTACTCATTTTGATCAATTACGTATCTCAGCTTTCTTCTCTATCTTCTACAGTAAACTATTCCTCTCACTGCACCCttctactttatcaattattattttctgtCCTTCCTTTGTATAAATAAGACTGAACATCTTTGAGATTAATTGATAAATATAATCTTCTAATGAAAAACAATAGCATCAAATCTATAGACTACTTgcaatgagaaaaaaatattgtaatatatCAAATAATAGTAGATAACAACTACTATTTGCTAGGTAGTGAGAACATATTGCCACAAAACAAAATGAGTAACTCAATATAATCTAGTCAGTTGAATCACATTGCaacaaaataggacacaaacCATCGTACCTATAACCCTAATTTTCTAAAATCAAAAATAGGCAATTAGAAAGATGATTTCAAATAATTGATGTTggaaatattaatttgattttagCTCTTTGATCGTTTGTAGACTAGAGAGCTTCAGCTCTACATCCTTTGTGGCAGAAAGAGAACAAGAGGAGAGAGAAGTGTTAGGATGAGTGCTCTTACATACAAtaattctattgtatgatgttatgtatgacttaatattgtgtttaataaagttttattattatctgaaataatggtaacatgaatattgagacattattaaatagttcatgagatgcattgtatgtgatttatgtgatttagtcacagaagatgtaaattacaagttctttgtaaactcaaaatatagttcgtagtcggtgataaaaatTGAGCATTTCTGTGAAgattataatatatcaacttaagatgatttgtcttaatcatgaaaatgagatttctagttgatatgttgatatgttttaagagttaaaacatattgaattggaccgatGTGggttttattattctcctaacgactgccaagtgaataataaactcatgacttatatttgtatgaatttttaatcctaagagaataatggacttgattatgagggtaggttgctttgatatattaggagtgagatctagagttacggtcaaaacctcggtATGTTGGGCAACAACGTTTAATGTTGatgaacatatattctcaagatggaatttgtAGTCTCTTaacaaagatacaaaatatttcattgagataagtttaatgagtttgttattcagaatgttaggcctaattactttagtaaatagttactagagtatatatttatgaaattggatttcataaatatatgatgaataacttgaaggattaaaccggatactcaaggataagatgtaataatctacaaagtggtcgtctacatccatgactttgtgttactacgaatattttatgaaagggttgcatgtacaataaagtcttgggatataatttataaataaggtctagaatgcaactatatttatataatgatattaaatatagttaatggtaactttggacttgtcaagagttaacagaaaagtccaaggcccattggagcttgTGTCTTATTgttcccttttagtcccactccaagccacacacttaagcccaattgaaaaggcccaaaaagctagcccaattagataatcggttagacacaaagagagatacacacaaaattttctgcaaagaattttgtaagaacattTACGAAGTGGTGCATGTAAGTGTTAGACAATTTGATATTCTCCATTTGGagctgattgagagaccacacatcttgggcgttagtgaaattggagtgaagattgaaagtgttccaagtagttttgatcttcggttctgaaattcaccgctccaagatACACTATCttattctcaaattctgaaacttacatagtgcatgttaacttttatgaataaagtagatccgtttGTTTTCCGCTacacacatgcatatttccttcaaatggtatcagagcggtcttcatttcGTATCTGTTTAACATATTTATAGTTTCGGAATtatagacaatagtttcatgttgttagaaatttgttttctgcatgattgttgaaattattgattgataaaaattgattttgatgttatgatgttgtttaattttaagtttaagtatgttaaactgaactttaaggctatagcatcaatgtaattcaattttgatatcaatttatgttcattatgatcgtatgttggttgttttgtacatgaaaacGTAGAAAAACTATCTTAGAAAACtctggaaaattcaaaatttgcgaCGCTCAATcaatcgaggatctgtcgaggatcgatcgagcttcgtagaactttttctcgatcgatcgagaatctgtcgagga
This portion of the Castanea sativa cultivar Marrone di Chiusa Pesio chromosome 7, ASM4071231v1 genome encodes:
- the LOC142643614 gene encoding glycine-rich RNA-binding protein-like, whose translation is MASADVEFRCFVGGLAWATDDQALERAFSPYGDILESKIINDRETGRSRGFGFVTFSNEKSMRDAIEGMNGQNLDGRNITVNEAQSRGNGGGGGGGGYSRGGGGGGYGGGGRREGGGGGGYSRGGGGYGSGGGGGGYGGGSGGYGGGGRDRGYGDGGSRYSRSSGGGGGDGGSWRS